From Canis aureus isolate CA01 chromosome 7, VMU_Caureus_v.1.0, whole genome shotgun sequence, a single genomic window includes:
- the PM20D2 gene encoding xaa-Arg dipeptidase, with amino-acid sequence MRPGEERPVDGGACGGVPALELLKLRAAERIDEAAERLGALSRAIWSEPELAYEEHRAHDVLTRFFEREPPAASWTVQPHYQLATAFRAEWEPPGGRATPRPLQLGFLCEYDALPGLGHACGHNLIAEVGAAAALGVKGALEGRPGPPPPVKVIVLGTPAEEEGGGKIDLMEAGAFKNLDVVFMAHPSQEDAAYLPDVAEHDVTVKYYGKACHAAAYPWEGVNALDAAVLAYNNLSVLRQQMKPSWRVHGIIKSGGVKPNIIPSYSELIYYLRAPSMKELPVLTKKAEDCFRAAALATGCTVEIKGGARDYYNVLPNKSLWKAYVENGKKLGIEFISEDAMLNGFSGSTDFGNVTFVVPGIHPYFYIGSDALNHTEQYTEAAGSQEAQFYTLRTAKALAMTALDVIFKPELLERIKEDFKLKLQEEEFLNTVE; translated from the exons ATGAGACCCGGGGAGGAGCGGCCGGTGGACGGGGGCGCCTGCGGCGGCGTCCCGGCGCTGGAGCTGCTGAAGCTGCGCGCCGCCGAGCGCATTGACGAGGCGGCCGAGCGCCTGGGGGCCCTGAGCCGCGCGATCTGGAGCGAGCCCGAGCTGGCCTACGAGGAGCACCGGGCCCACGACGTGCTGACCCGCTTCTTCGAGCGCGAGCCTCCGGCCGCCTCGTGGACGGTGCAGCCGCACTACCAGCTGGCCACCGCCTTCCGCGCCGAGTGGGAGCCGCCGGGGGGCCGCGCCACGCCGCGCCCGCTGCAGCTGGGCTTCCTCTGCGAGTACGACGCGCTGCCCGGCCTCGGGCACGCCTGCGGCCACAACCTGATCGCCGAGGTCGGGGCGGCGGCCGCGCTGGGCGTGAAGGGGGCCCTGGAGGGCCGCCCCGGGCCGCCTCCGCCTGTGAAG GTAATTGTCCTGGGAACCCCTGCCGAAGAAGAAGGTGGTGGCAAAATTGATTTAATGGAAGCAGgggcttttaaaaatcttgatgtTGTTTTTATGGCTCACCCATCCCAAGAGGATGCTGCTTATCTACCTGATGTGGCGGAACATGA TGTGACTGTGAAATACTATGGCAAAGCATGTCATGCTGCTGCATATCCCTGGGAAGGAGTAAATGCATTAGATGCTGCTGTTCTTGCCTACAACAATCTGTCTGTCTTGAGACAGCAAATGAAACCATCCTGGAGAGTTCATG gCATAATAAAAAGTGGTGGTGTAAAACCCAATATCATTCCCTCTTATTCTGAATTAATCTATTACTTGCGTGCACCCTCAATGAAAGAACTTCCAGTTTTGACCAAAAAGGCAGAAGACTGCTTCAGAGCTGCAGCTTTGGCTACTGGTTGTACA gtAGAAATTAAAGGTGGAGCACGCGATTATTACAATGTTCTTCCCAATAAGAGCCTATGGAAAGCTTatgttgaaaatggaaaaaaactggGAATAGAATTTATTTCAGAAGATGCAATGTTGAATGGCTTTTCAG GATCTACTGATTTTGGAAATGTTACTTTTGTGGTTCCTGGGATTCATCCATATTTTTACATTGGATCTGATGCCTTGAACCATACAGAACAATATACTGAAGCTGCAG GATCACAAGAAGCTCAGTTCTACACTTTACGTACTGCCAAAGCTCTGGCAATGACAGCATTGGATGTTATTTTTAAACCAGAGTTGCTAGAGAGAATCAAAGAAGACTTTAAATTGAAACTTCAAGAAGAAGAGTTTTTAAATACGGTAGAATAA